aaatattttgtaaagttttatttttatttttataaatttttaaaaaattatttaattaaaattttattaacgttttaaacattttataaaaataaaactttgtaagcaatttttataaaatgttggctttgtttaaaaagaattttgttGGCTATGTTAAAAAGAATGTTTCTACtcatttcttttgctttttagaaatctttttatatagttttttcattataaatgtatataaataaaccttttaatttcgttttaatttgattttaaattacttaaGAAAAGGTtaattttgggattatgaaaaaatttATACCATTAGGACAACTATGAAATGGATTTATACCAAggggacaacacccttgttttttttgttctctattggcaattttcccaaaaaattcaaatgacaaaacttttctttttcgaACACCTCAGATGACAAAACGAATTTCttgatattaaaattttctatatataccAGCCcgatttaatattaaaaataaagtatctAGCCTAAAATGTACAATCAAAATGTAGCAAAAAGTAGTTAAAAGGGAAAAACTAGTTTCAACCTACCAGAATTCATGATATTCTTATGCATAAAACCATATGATATTCTTAAGTAGTGGACTCAGACCATGCAATGAACATGGCCCACAAAAAAATACTAGCACAATTATTGATGTATATGATCTCAGTCCTCAATTTCCGGTTTATTTCGACTGAAAAAAACAAGTTATATATGGCTTACCATTTCATATCATTTTTCGGTTTTTAATTGGATCCAACGGACGCAACCTTCAAATGAAAAGGCGAGAGAGACCGATAGAGAGAGATAGACAATAGACACATGAAGAGGTAACGGTCATAACCGTCATGGGATCAAAGAAACTATATAAACACCATTCTGGTCTTAGTAAAAATTATTACTCTACACAAAGTACAAATCATGAGTGATCCCGAGAAAACAAAAGTGAATACTGAggaaaaaattaatgaaaatagtGATGAAAGTGATTACCTCTGGagcgatgaagaagaagaaggggagATACGCGAAATCGTTCTCGCCCTTCCCGCAATGAGTCTTGGTGATGTGGATGAAGCAACCCGCCAAAAAGCCGTCGCTGCGGCTGACTTGTTGATTGCTGCCGCTCAAGAAGCGGCGGCGACCAAAGGCAACATGGAACAAGGGTTGGTGGAAGTGGTGAAACAGCTAAGAAGAAAAGGGCTCGTCTTCCAAGGACGGTTATATCGGACGACTTAGCAGATGTGGCCGGCGCCTCCGGTTCTAAAGCCACCGTGGTGGCTGGAGACGAAGAGCCGGCAAAGAAGCCCAGGAAGAAAGGTTCTCCTAAGTTGATTAACCCACCTGAAGGTCCTCCTAAATGTAACGTTTGCGGGAGAAGTTTTCTTTCTTGGAAAGCTGTCTTTGGCCACTTACGGGCTCATACAGATAGGGGATATTTTGGGTTCTTCCCTCCGCCCACATTTAATGCGGCCGTGGAAGCATCTGGGGGTGCTGTTGCTGCTTCTTGCGGTGGAAGAGGGCTTGGTTTAGGCACTGGAGggttaaattttgatttgaatgCTGACCCGATTGATGACGAGGAGGAGGAAACTGGAACTGGATCTGCTCCGAAGTTTGATCTCAACAGGTCGCCACCACAAGATGAAGATGAGAATAAAGAAGATAAAGCTGAATGAAGGCATTGCGTGACCTAAAACGCTTGAATTTACTATTTTCTTGCTTGATTGTTTTCTGCATGTGTGTACATGCAATCAGTACGTACCTTTCCTTGTCCACATTGTTTTCTTCGGTTTGTT
Above is a genomic segment from Raphanus sativus cultivar WK10039 unplaced genomic scaffold, ASM80110v3 Scaffold0554, whole genome shotgun sequence containing:
- the LOC108838632 gene encoding uncharacterized protein LOC108838632; the protein is MSDPEKTKVNTEEKINENSDESDYLWSDEEEEGEIREIVLALPAMSLGDVDEATRQKAVAAADLLIAAAQEAAATKGNMEQGTVISDDLADVAGASGSKATVVAGDEEPAKKPRKKGSPKLINPPEGPPKCNVCGRSFLSWKAVFGHLRAHTDRGYFGFFPPPTFNAAVEASGGAVAASCGGRGLGLGTGGLNFDLNADPIDDEEEETGTGSAPKFDLNRSPPQDEDENKEDKAE